The following are encoded together in the Saliniramus fredricksonii genome:
- the greA gene encoding transcription elongation factor GreA, which produces MDKVPITAPGFQKLEEELKHRQQVERKRIVEAIAEARSHGDLSENAEYHAAKEAQSHNEGRIMELESLIARAEVIDVGKLSGERIVFGATVKLIDEDTEEEKVYQIVGEPEADVHSGRVSIGSPIGKALIGKSIGDTVEVVTPGGGKSYEVVSVAFR; this is translated from the coding sequence ATGGATAAGGTTCCGATCACGGCCCCCGGTTTCCAGAAGCTCGAGGAAGAGCTGAAGCATCGCCAGCAGGTCGAGCGCAAGCGCATCGTCGAGGCGATTGCCGAAGCGCGCTCGCATGGCGATCTCTCGGAGAATGCCGAGTATCACGCAGCCAAGGAAGCGCAGTCCCATAATGAGGGGCGCATCATGGAACTCGAGAGCCTCATCGCGCGCGCCGAGGTGATCGATGTCGGCAAGCTTTCGGGCGAGCGCATCGTCTTCGGCGCCACGGTGAAGCTCATCGACGAGGATACCGAGGAAGAAAAGGTCTATCAGATCGTCGGCGAGCCTGAGGCCGACGTCCATTCCGGCCGCGTCTCCATCGGTTCCCCGATCGGCAAGGCGCTGATCGGCAAATCGATCGGCGATACCGTCGAAGTGGTGACCCCCGGCGGCGGCAAGTCCTACGAAGTCGTCAGCGTCGCGTTCCGCTGA
- a CDS encoding DUF2155 domain-containing protein, translated as MSMALLRLPVALTLGAAVLFGAAPASAQSHIENPIAVFNGLDKITARIIAFEVEIDETIQFGSLLLTPRACHTRPPTESPNTTAFIEVEDVALDGEVVSLFDGWVFAESPGLSAIDHPVYDIWLTGCRQTSLADAPADETSDSPDRPAPDQIPLPPPRPF; from the coding sequence ATGTCGATGGCCCTCCTGCGCCTGCCGGTCGCCCTCACCCTCGGCGCCGCCGTGCTGTTCGGCGCCGCACCCGCCTCCGCGCAGAGCCATATCGAGAATCCGATCGCCGTCTTCAACGGTCTCGACAAGATCACCGCGCGGATCATCGCCTTCGAGGTCGAGATCGACGAGACCATCCAGTTCGGCTCGCTCCTGCTCACGCCGCGCGCCTGCCATACCCGCCCGCCGACCGAGAGCCCCAACACCACCGCCTTCATCGAGGTGGAGGATGTCGCCCTCGACGGGGAAGTCGTTTCGCTTTTCGACGGCTGGGTCTTCGCCGAGAGCCCGGGGCTCAGCGCCATCGATCACCCGGTCTACGACATCTGGCTGACGGGGTGCCGCCAGACATCCCTGGCTGACGCTCCGGCCGACGAGACCTCCGATTCCCCGGACCGACCAGCGCCGGACCAGATTCCGCTACCGCCGCCACGCCCGTTCTGA
- a CDS encoding FAD-dependent oxidoreductase, translating to MGTAQGVTTGGERKSLYQFSYRRSPDQDGAPAQHPVVVIGAGPVGLACAIDMAQRGVPVVLLDDADRIGEGSRGICYAKRTLEILDRLGLGETCRDQGVTWQLGRVFQGDGEVYNFDLLPENGHKMPAFVNLQQYYLEHHLVTRAQTLADGDGAAIDLRWRNRVIGIAQEGATDGAGVTLTIETPDGAYDLQADWVVAADGARSPCRDLMGLAFEGEVFEERFLIADVKMKGEFPAERWFWFDPPFHEGRSALLHKQPDDVWRIDLGLGAQADATEEQKPERVIPRIRQMLGHGDFSLEWVSVYTFQCRRLARFVHDRVIFAGDAAHQVSPFGARGANSGIQDAENLAWKLAAVIRGDADARLLASYDTERIAAADENIGHSTRSTDFIAPRTAQEMRFRDAALALAAKAGFARRMVNSGRLSMPTTYRDSPLSTPDAQSWGGSAALGAPAPDAPMRTPDGTICWLLEALDGACTLLHMPGDGASVPRHAQARTLVIGRDLIDADGSFTRRFDASPGATWLIRPDQHLAARWRRATDDTVERAIERIFGRG from the coding sequence ATGGGGACGGCGCAGGGCGTGACCACGGGCGGAGAACGCAAGAGCCTCTATCAGTTCAGCTATCGGCGCTCGCCGGATCAGGACGGCGCACCGGCGCAACATCCCGTCGTGGTGATCGGCGCCGGGCCGGTCGGCCTCGCCTGCGCCATCGACATGGCGCAGCGCGGCGTGCCGGTGGTGCTGCTCGACGATGCCGACCGCATCGGCGAGGGCTCGCGTGGCATCTGCTACGCCAAGCGCACCCTCGAAATCCTCGATCGTCTCGGTCTCGGCGAGACCTGCCGCGACCAGGGCGTCACCTGGCAGCTGGGCCGTGTTTTCCAGGGTGATGGCGAGGTCTACAATTTCGATCTGCTGCCCGAGAACGGCCACAAGATGCCGGCCTTCGTCAATCTGCAGCAATATTATCTGGAGCATCACCTGGTCACGCGGGCGCAGACCCTTGCGGATGGCGATGGCGCCGCCATTGATCTGCGCTGGCGCAACCGCGTCATCGGCATCGCGCAGGAAGGCGCAACCGACGGCGCCGGTGTCACCCTCACCATCGAGACGCCGGACGGCGCGTATGACCTGCAAGCGGATTGGGTCGTCGCGGCGGATGGCGCGCGTTCGCCCTGTCGCGATCTGATGGGACTCGCCTTCGAGGGGGAAGTGTTCGAGGAGCGATTCCTGATCGCCGATGTGAAGATGAAGGGGGAATTCCCCGCCGAGCGCTGGTTCTGGTTCGATCCGCCATTTCACGAGGGCCGCTCGGCCCTGCTGCACAAGCAGCCCGATGATGTCTGGCGCATCGATCTCGGCCTCGGTGCGCAGGCCGACGCCACCGAAGAGCAGAAGCCGGAGCGGGTCATTCCACGCATCCGGCAGATGCTCGGCCATGGCGATTTCTCGCTCGAATGGGTTTCCGTCTACACGTTCCAATGCCGCCGGCTCGCCCGTTTCGTGCATGACCGGGTTATCTTCGCTGGCGATGCGGCGCATCAGGTCTCGCCCTTTGGCGCGCGCGGGGCGAATTCCGGCATCCAGGACGCGGAAAATCTCGCCTGGAAGCTCGCCGCCGTGATCCGGGGCGATGCGGATGCGCGGCTGCTCGCGAGCTACGACACCGAGCGCATCGCCGCCGCCGACGAGAATATCGGCCATTCCACTCGCTCGACCGATTTCATCGCCCCGCGTACGGCGCAGGAAATGCGCTTTCGCGATGCCGCGCTGGCTCTCGCCGCGAAGGCCGGTTTCGCCCGGCGCATGGTGAATTCCGGCCGCTTGTCGATGCCGACAACCTATCGCGACAGCCCCCTCTCGACGCCCGATGCACAGAGTTGGGGCGGCAGCGCAGCCCTGGGCGCGCCGGCCCCGGATGCGCCGATGCGCACGCCGGATGGCACGATCTGCTGGCTGCTGGAGGCGCTGGACGGCGCCTGCACCCTCCTCCACATGCCCGGCGACGGCGCCTCCGTACCCCGGCATGCGCAGGCCCGCACGCTGGTGATCGGACGCGATCTGATTGATGCCGACGGCAGCTTCACCCGCCGCTTCGACGCCAGCCCCGGCGCCACCTGGCTGATCCGCCCCGACCAACACCTCGCCGCCCGCTGGCGCAGGGCGACGGATGACACGGTTGAGCGCGCGATTGAGCGGATATTCGGGCGGGGATAG
- a CDS encoding NADH:ubiquinone oxidoreductase subunit NDUFA12 — protein sequence MKEFFTQFFTWWNGQTLNTRFHTWRHGELIGEDEFGNRYYRTKGGARDPALGYERRWVIYNGLAELSRVPPGWRGWLAHTYATAPSQEDYAPREWQKLGAENHTGTAQAYRPQGSILTPEERPKATGDYAAWSPGD from the coding sequence TTGAAAGAGTTCTTCACCCAGTTCTTCACCTGGTGGAACGGCCAGACGCTGAACACCCGTTTCCACACCTGGCGCCATGGCGAGCTCATCGGCGAAGACGAGTTCGGCAACCGCTATTATCGCACGAAGGGTGGCGCCAGGGATCCTGCGCTCGGCTATGAGCGGCGCTGGGTGATCTATAACGGGCTGGCCGAGCTGTCGCGCGTGCCGCCGGGCTGGCGCGGCTGGCTGGCCCATACCTATGCCACCGCGCCCTCTCAAGAGGATTATGCCCCGCGCGAATGGCAGAAGCTCGGCGCCGAGAACCATACCGGCACTGCGCAGGCCTATCGCCCGCAGGGCTCGATCCTCACGCCGGAAGAGCGTCCGAAAGCCACGGGCGATTACGCCGCATGGTCGCCGGGCGATTGA
- a CDS encoding Bug family tripartite tricarboxylate transporter substrate binding protein, translating to MINRRTLLGSALAAPFLSLLPRQARAAQWPAAGPIRLVVAQGGGGNADVVARILVEALEPVLGQRIVVENNGTASGMRATEDVSKAEPDGYTLLVGTSSQLVHNIALFDPLPVDIESTLRGVAMINEVPMVMCVPKDSPDTDLAGLTERVLADPAAFQYGSGPTGTTTHITGALFLQRIGAEDVVHIPYPRSPEAMVDLIAGRLNFVFDPSLTAIGQVQGDAVRPLGVSAPVRLPALAEVPTMEEAGLPGFVSQTWNTISAPADTPQEIVDTLNTMINEIVQSDEMRTRLEDLASIVPPAKTPAEVDAYYAEQRETWIPVVRGTGARREG from the coding sequence ATGATCAATCGTCGCACGCTTCTGGGCTCAGCTCTGGCTGCGCCCTTCCTGTCCCTGCTGCCGCGTCAGGCGCGCGCCGCGCAATGGCCGGCGGCTGGTCCGATCCGGCTCGTCGTCGCCCAGGGCGGCGGCGGCAATGCCGATGTCGTGGCGCGCATTCTCGTTGAAGCGCTGGAACCCGTGCTCGGCCAGCGCATCGTGGTCGAGAATAACGGCACCGCCTCCGGCATGCGCGCCACCGAGGATGTCAGCAAGGCCGAGCCGGACGGCTACACGCTGCTGGTGGGGACCTCCTCGCAGCTCGTCCACAACATTGCGCTCTTCGATCCGCTTCCGGTCGATATCGAGAGCACCCTGCGCGGTGTCGCGATGATCAACGAAGTCCCGATGGTCATGTGCGTGCCCAAGGATTCACCCGATACCGATCTCGCCGGGCTGACCGAGCGGGTTCTGGCCGATCCGGCCGCCTTCCAGTACGGTTCCGGCCCGACGGGCACCACGACGCATATTACCGGGGCCCTTTTCCTGCAACGCATCGGCGCCGAGGACGTCGTCCATATCCCCTATCCGCGCAGCCCGGAGGCCATGGTGGATCTGATCGCCGGGCGTCTGAACTTCGTCTTCGATCCGTCCCTGACCGCGATCGGCCAGGTTCAGGGCGATGCCGTGCGTCCGCTCGGCGTATCCGCCCCGGTGCGCCTGCCCGCGCTGGCGGAGGTTCCGACCATGGAGGAAGCGGGGCTGCCCGGCTTCGTCAGCCAGACCTGGAACACCATCTCGGCACCGGCGGACACGCCACAGGAGATCGTCGATACCCTCAACACGATGATCAACGAGATCGTGCAATCTGACGAGATGCGCACAAGGCTGGAGGATCTCGCCTCGATCGTGCCCCCGGCCAAGACGCCCGCCGAAGTCGACGCCTATTATGCCGAACAGCGCGAGACCTGGATCCCGGTCGTGCGCGGCACCGGTGCCAGGCGCGAGGGCTGA
- a CDS encoding tripartite tricarboxylate transporter permease, with amino-acid sequence MDLNAWISGFALALTPENLILCVVGAVVGTLVGVLPGIGPAATLALLLPLTFTLEPAGAIIMMAAIYYGAQYGGSTTSILLNVPGECSGVVTALDGHKMALAGRAGPAIAVASLASLFAGLVTAVLIATIAVPLAGMTTAIAPAGLVGLIALGLFAAAVISPGPAIPALALILIGAGLGLVGTDLGGGQPRFAFGIPELRDGIGFVPLVMGIFGLAELIRALETGGRPERIRLVRWPWPTRADLRAGWRPALRGTGIGAALGVIPGASTLLAALAARGMENGFATKDRPLGTGAVAGVAAPEAANNAAAQSAMVPLLTLGLPGSPVMAVLAGALMLHAIMPGPAFIAQNPDLFTALMASLIIGNVILVVLNLPFAGIWASLLRIPFRRLVPLIIVISLIGVHSVQNSLFDVWLMLGFGLFGWVLLRLKLEPTPLVLGFILGPAFEEYLRRTLLFSRGDPTVLLTDPVSATCLGLIAACTCWMIVRRVQVMRCG; translated from the coding sequence ATGGATCTGAACGCATGGATCTCGGGATTTGCGCTGGCGCTGACGCCGGAAAACCTCATCCTGTGTGTCGTGGGCGCAGTGGTCGGCACGCTCGTCGGCGTCCTGCCCGGCATCGGCCCGGCGGCAACACTGGCGCTGCTACTGCCGCTGACGTTTACGCTGGAACCGGCGGGCGCGATCATCATGATGGCGGCGATCTATTATGGCGCGCAATATGGCGGCTCGACCACCTCGATCCTGCTGAATGTGCCCGGTGAATGCTCCGGCGTCGTGACGGCGCTGGACGGGCACAAGATGGCGCTGGCCGGTCGGGCCGGGCCGGCAATCGCAGTGGCCTCGCTCGCCTCGCTCTTCGCAGGCCTCGTCACCGCCGTGTTGATTGCAACCATCGCAGTGCCGCTCGCCGGCATGACCACGGCGATCGCGCCAGCGGGGCTGGTGGGACTGATTGCGCTGGGCCTGTTCGCCGCCGCGGTGATCTCGCCCGGCCCGGCGATTCCGGCTCTGGCGCTGATCCTGATCGGCGCGGGTCTGGGTCTCGTGGGAACCGATCTGGGCGGCGGGCAGCCGCGTTTCGCCTTCGGGATACCGGAACTGCGTGACGGCATCGGCTTCGTCCCGCTGGTGATGGGCATATTCGGTCTCGCGGAGCTGATCCGCGCGCTGGAAACGGGCGGGCGCCCGGAGCGCATCAGGCTCGTGCGCTGGCCCTGGCCCACGCGCGCCGATCTGCGCGCTGGCTGGCGCCCCGCCCTGCGCGGAACGGGAATCGGCGCGGCGCTGGGAGTGATTCCCGGGGCGAGCACGCTTTTGGCGGCGCTCGCCGCGCGCGGGATGGAGAACGGCTTTGCCACGAAGGATCGCCCGCTCGGGACGGGCGCGGTTGCGGGCGTCGCGGCGCCGGAAGCCGCGAACAACGCGGCGGCCCAATCTGCGATGGTGCCCCTCCTGACCCTCGGATTGCCCGGCAGCCCGGTCATGGCGGTGCTGGCGGGTGCGCTGATGCTGCATGCGATCATGCCCGGCCCTGCTTTCATCGCGCAGAACCCGGATCTGTTCACGGCCCTGATGGCGAGCCTGATCATCGGCAACGTGATCCTCGTGGTGCTGAACCTGCCCTTTGCCGGGATCTGGGCCTCACTTCTGCGCATCCCCTTCCGCAGGCTGGTGCCGCTGATCATCGTGATCAGCCTGATCGGGGTGCATTCGGTGCAGAACTCGCTGTTCGACGTCTGGCTGATGCTCGGTTTCGGCCTGTTCGGCTGGGTCCTGCTGCGGCTGAAGCTGGAGCCGACCCCGCTCGTCCTCGGCTTCATCCTCGGCCCCGCCTTCGAGGAATACCTGCGCCGCACCCTGCTCTTCTCACGCGGTGATCCCACAGTTCTTCTGACCGACCCCGTCAGCGCCACCTGCCTCGGCCTGATCGCAGCCTGTACATGCTGGATGATCGTCAGGCGCGTACAGGTGATGCGCTGCGGTTGA
- a CDS encoding tripartite tricarboxylate transporter TctB family protein — protein sequence MTSQAEHARRILQSAPLLRLGRAVPGLALVLTGLAMLILAYGQPAWLDAHVGPGLFAQLLSKGVIALGAIWAAFRALDATPRRPAPCAEPADATAQRWSGPALLGAVLLFALSLPAFGLVISAGLAATLAAIGAGERNPVALAVTVCALVVMTMVIGLTLLPPTAPLWPRL from the coding sequence ATGACATCGCAAGCGGAGCATGCGCGCCGTATCCTGCAATCCGCTCCCCTGCTCAGGCTCGGGCGGGCCGTACCGGGACTGGCACTGGTCCTGACCGGGTTGGCCATGCTGATCCTCGCCTATGGCCAGCCGGCCTGGCTGGATGCGCATGTTGGCCCCGGCCTGTTCGCGCAATTGCTGAGCAAGGGGGTGATCGCGCTCGGTGCGATCTGGGCGGCTTTCCGCGCGCTCGATGCCACGCCGCGCCGGCCCGCACCCTGCGCCGAGCCCGCCGACGCGACCGCGCAACGCTGGAGCGGGCCGGCGCTCCTCGGTGCGGTTCTGTTGTTCGCATTGAGCCTGCCGGCCTTCGGGCTGGTGATTTCGGCGGGTCTTGCCGCAACGCTGGCCGCCATCGGCGCCGGCGAGCGCAATCCGGTCGCGCTCGCGGTCACGGTGTGCGCGCTGGTTGTCATGACGATGGTGATCGGACTTACACTTTTGCCGCCCACGGCGCCGCTCTGGCCTCGTTTGTGA
- a CDS encoding vitamin B12-dependent ribonucleotide reductase, giving the protein MRIERRYTTTGQSPYADIAFRFSTSEIRNPDGSTVFKLENFEVPQSWSQVASDVLAQKYFRKAGVPAALKKVEENDVPSFLWRSVPDEKALAKLPEEERYGPETSAKQVFDRLAGCWTYWGWKGGYFSSEDDAQAFFDELRFMLANQMVAPNSPQWFNTGLHWAYGIDGPSQGHFYVDFKTGELTRSTSSYEHPQPHACFIQGVQDDLVNEGGIMDLWVREARLFKYGSGTGSNFSMLRGEGEKLAGGGKSSGLMSFLKIGDRAAGAIKSGGTTRRAAKMVVVDVDHPDIETYIDWKVREEQKVAALVTGSKLCNRHLKAVMKACVNCEAAGDACYDPERNPALKREIKRARKALVPDNYIKRVIQFAKQGYKDIEFDIYDTDWDSEAYLTVSGQNSNNSVSLKDDFLRAVEADGEWNLIRRTDGKTARTLKARDLWEKIGHAAWASADPGLHFNTTMNDWHTCPESGPIRGSNPCSEYMFLDDTACNLASANLLQFYDRETKQFDFGGYEHLCRLWTVVLEISVTMAQFPSKEIAELSYAYRTLGLGYANIGGLLMTMGLPYDSDEGRALGGALTAIMTGVAYATSAEMAGELGPFPGYEKNAQHMLRVMRNHRRAAHGEADGYEALNVNPVPLDHASCPEPILVERAKRAWDEALALGEKHGYRNAQATVIAPTGTIGLVMDCDTTGIEPDFALVKFKKLAGGGYFKIINRAVPDALRALGYREHEIAEIEVYALGHGSMAQAPGINPQTLKARGFTDEIIATLEGGMKAAFDIKFVFNKWSIGEDFLVNTLNVPAEKLNDPSFDLLAHLGFTKQEIDAANIHICGAMTLEGAPHLKEEHYPVFDCANPCGRVGKRYLSVESHIRMMAAAQPFISGAISKTINMPNDATVEDCKSAYMLSWRLALKANALYRDGSKLSQPLNAALIEDDADEDEDAVDTVDRLLESAAPARAAQVAEKIVERVVERVERVREREKMPDRRKGYTQKAVVGGHKVYLRTGEYQDGRIGEIFIDMHKEGAAFRAMMNNFAIAISLGLQYGVPLEEYVEAFTFTRFEPAGFVQGNESIKNATSILDYVFRELAISYLGRYDLAHVDPSDIGHDVLGKGDDQSKLSATAAKYVSKGFTRGRTDKLMLVDGGASGGTSGATVVTALSSQGATALKSEPVVEQDMEAEEGADLSALGFSAPRVDTSAGMTKADKRAEARMKGYEGEACPECANFTLVRNGTCMKCDTCGSTTGCS; this is encoded by the coding sequence ATGCGGATCGAGCGGCGCTACACCACCACCGGGCAATCGCCTTATGCGGACATTGCCTTCCGGTTCTCCACCAGTGAGATCCGTAATCCTGACGGCTCGACCGTCTTCAAGCTGGAGAACTTCGAGGTTCCCCAGAGCTGGAGCCAGGTCGCCTCGGACGTGCTGGCGCAGAAATATTTCCGCAAGGCGGGCGTGCCGGCGGCGCTGAAGAAGGTCGAGGAGAACGACGTTCCTTCCTTCCTGTGGCGCTCGGTGCCCGACGAGAAGGCGCTTGCCAAGCTGCCGGAGGAGGAGCGCTACGGGCCGGAAACCTCCGCAAAGCAGGTCTTTGATCGCCTTGCCGGCTGCTGGACCTATTGGGGCTGGAAGGGCGGCTACTTCTCCAGCGAAGACGATGCCCAGGCCTTCTTCGACGAGCTGCGCTTCATGCTGGCCAACCAGATGGTCGCGCCGAATTCACCGCAATGGTTCAATACCGGCCTGCACTGGGCCTATGGCATTGACGGGCCGAGCCAGGGCCATTTCTACGTGGATTTCAAGACGGGCGAGCTGACCCGCTCGACCTCGTCCTATGAGCACCCCCAGCCGCATGCCTGCTTCATCCAGGGCGTGCAGGACGATCTCGTCAACGAGGGCGGGATCATGGATCTGTGGGTGCGCGAGGCGCGCCTGTTCAAATACGGCTCCGGCACCGGCTCGAACTTCTCGATGCTGCGCGGCGAGGGCGAGAAGCTCGCCGGCGGTGGAAAGTCCTCGGGACTGATGTCCTTTCTCAAGATCGGTGACCGGGCCGCCGGCGCGATCAAGTCGGGTGGCACCACGCGCCGCGCGGCCAAGATGGTCGTGGTCGATGTCGATCACCCGGATATCGAGACCTATATCGACTGGAAGGTGCGCGAGGAGCAGAAGGTCGCCGCCCTCGTCACCGGCTCCAAACTGTGCAACCGCCATCTCAAGGCGGTGATGAAGGCCTGCGTCAATTGCGAGGCGGCAGGCGATGCCTGCTACGATCCCGAGCGCAACCCGGCCCTCAAGCGCGAGATCAAGCGCGCCCGCAAGGCGCTCGTGCCGGATAACTATATCAAGCGCGTGATCCAGTTCGCGAAGCAGGGCTACAAGGATATCGAATTCGACATCTATGACACGGATTGGGATTCGGAGGCCTATCTCACGGTTTCCGGCCAGAATTCGAATAACTCCGTTTCGCTCAAGGACGACTTCCTGCGCGCCGTCGAGGCGGATGGCGAATGGAACCTGATCCGTCGCACCGATGGCAAGACGGCCCGCACCCTGAAGGCGCGGGATCTGTGGGAGAAGATCGGCCATGCCGCCTGGGCATCCGCCGATCCCGGCCTGCATTTCAACACGACCATGAATGACTGGCATACCTGCCCGGAATCGGGCCCGATCCGGGGCTCGAATCCGTGCTCGGAATACATGTTCCTCGACGACACGGCCTGCAATCTCGCCTCGGCGAACCTGCTGCAATTCTATGATCGCGAGACGAAGCAGTTCGATTTCGGAGGCTATGAGCATCTCTGCCGGCTCTGGACCGTGGTGCTCGAGATCTCCGTCACCATGGCGCAGTTCCCCTCCAAGGAGATCGCGGAGCTCTCCTACGCGTACCGCACGCTGGGTCTGGGCTATGCCAATATCGGCGGTCTGCTGATGACCATGGGGCTGCCTTACGATTCGGATGAGGGCCGCGCGCTCGGCGGCGCGCTCACCGCGATCATGACGGGTGTGGCCTATGCCACCTCCGCCGAGATGGCGGGCGAGCTCGGGCCGTTCCCCGGCTATGAGAAGAACGCGCAGCACATGCTGCGGGTGATGCGCAACCATCGTCGCGCCGCCCATGGCGAGGCGGACGGCTACGAGGCGCTCAATGTCAACCCCGTCCCCCTCGACCACGCCTCCTGCCCGGAGCCGATCCTGGTCGAGCGCGCCAAGCGCGCCTGGGACGAGGCGCTCGCGCTCGGCGAGAAGCACGGCTACCGCAACGCCCAGGCCACCGTGATCGCGCCCACCGGCACGATCGGGCTGGTGATGGATTGCGACACCACCGGCATCGAGCCCGATTTCGCGCTGGTGAAGTTCAAGAAGCTCGCCGGTGGCGGCTATTTCAAGATCATCAACCGCGCCGTGCCGGACGCCCTGCGGGCGCTGGGCTATCGCGAGCACGAGATCGCCGAGATCGAGGTCTATGCGCTGGGCCACGGTTCGATGGCGCAGGCGCCGGGCATCAACCCGCAGACCCTGAAGGCCAGGGGCTTCACCGACGAGATCATCGCCACCCTCGAAGGCGGCATGAAGGCGGCGTTCGACATCAAGTTCGTCTTCAACAAATGGTCGATCGGCGAGGATTTCCTCGTCAACACGCTGAACGTCCCGGCGGAAAAGCTCAACGATCCGTCCTTCGACCTGCTCGCGCATCTCGGCTTCACGAAGCAGGAGATCGACGCGGCCAATATCCACATCTGCGGCGCGATGACGCTGGAAGGCGCACCGCATCTCAAGGAAGAGCATTACCCGGTCTTCGATTGCGCCAATCCCTGCGGGCGCGTTGGCAAGCGCTATCTCTCGGTGGAGAGCCATATCCGCATGATGGCGGCGGCGCAGCCCTTCATCTCGGGGGCGATCTCCAAGACCATCAACATGCCCAACGATGCCACGGTCGAGGATTGCAAAAGCGCCTACATGCTCTCCTGGCGCCTCGCGCTGAAGGCCAACGCGCTTTACCGCGACGGCTCCAAGCTCTCGCAGCCGCTCAACGCCGCGTTGATCGAAGATGATGCGGATGAGGACGAGGATGCGGTCGATACGGTCGATCGTCTGCTCGAATCGGCCGCCCCCGCGCGCGCCGCGCAGGTGGCGGAGAAGATCGTCGAGCGTGTGGTGGAGCGTGTCGAGCGGGTGCGCGAGCGCGAGAAGATGCCTGATCGCCGCAAGGGCTACACGCAGAAGGCCGTGGTCGGCGGCCACAAGGTCTATCTGCGCACGGGCGAATACCAGGACGGGCGCATCGGCGAGATCTTCATCGACATGCACAAGGAGGGCGCGGCCTTCCGGGCGATGATGAACAACTTCGCCATCGCGATTTCACTCGGCCTGCAATACGGCGTGCCGCTCGAGGAATACGTAGAGGCCTTCACCTTCACGCGCTTCGAGCCGGCGGGCTTCGTCCAGGGCAACGAATCGATCAAGAACGCGACCTCGATCCTCGATTACGTCTTCCGCGAGCTGGCGATCTCCTATCTCGGCCGCTACGACCTCGCCCATGTCGACCCCTCCGATATCGGCCATGACGTGCTCGGCAAGGGCGACGACCAGTCCAAGCTCTCCGCCACGGCGGCGAAATACGTCTCCAAGGGCTTCACCCGCGGTCGGACGGACAAGCTGATGCTGGTCGATGGCGGCGCCTCCGGAGGCACTTCCGGCGCCACCGTCGTCACCGCCCTCTCGTCACAGGGCGCGACCGCGCTCAAGAGCGAGCCGGTGGTGGAGCAGGACATGGAGGCGGAAGAGGGCGCCGACCTCTCCGCGCTGGGCTTCTCGGCGCCACGTGTGGACACCTCCGCCGGCATGACCAAGGCCGACAAACGCGCCGAGGCCCGCATGAAGGGCTACGAGGGCGAAGCCTGCCCCGAATGCGCCAACTTCACGCTGGTGAGGAACGGCACGTGCATGAAGTGCGATACCTGTGGGTCGACGACGGGGTGTTCGTGA